In the Wyeomyia smithii strain HCP4-BCI-WySm-NY-G18 chromosome 2, ASM2978416v1, whole genome shotgun sequence genome, one interval contains:
- the LOC129721576 gene encoding phospholipase ABHD3-like: MIADLYAYLTNLPRWHIFAIFLVGYLLYYLMEVVKRPILAIADGPFKKYLRKNIPILEMKFWPTFWCVESRAQTVFASIIRSNMIPDIDYRREVLTLKDGGEVALDWLDMNCDSESPLIIILPGLTGESQAEYIKCLVTSANRIGIRTVVFNNRGLGGVELKTPRLYCASNSEDLLEVVNHVRKLNPHVKIGATGISMGGLILGNYLANYSEESKQILTAAKIISVPWDVNKGSDSIEQPYLNSMLGRHLAGSLCRTVRKYDILRHEDFDWDMDQVLQSKTIKEFDSHFTSKHFGYKDVDSYYAQATLHNKLHKIKVPLLCLSAADDPFQPLDAIPIKAAAKSSHVAILITARGGHIGFLEGWWPANKEQYMGRLFSQFFAATLFDPNNEFYRTSQLMMEHNLQTSTSVPTTPISGSSSPIRKKSIPF, from the exons ATGATTGCAGATTTGTACGCTTATCTGACTAACTTACCTCGATGGcatatttttgcaattttcctTGTTGGATATCTACTGTACTATTTGATGGAGGTTGTTAAG CGACCCATTCTTGCAATCGCAGATGGCCCGTTTAAGAAATATCTTCGCAAAAATATCCCTATACTAGAGATGAAATTTTGGCCCACCTTCTGGTGCGTGGAAAGTCGGGCCCAAACTGTCTTCGCTAGCATCATTCGTTCCAATATGATTCCAGACATAGACTACCGTCGTGAAGTTCTAACATTAAAAGACGGGGGTGAGGTAGCGTTGGACTGGTTAGATATGAACTGTGATAGTGAGTCGCCGCTTATTATCATCCTTCCAGGGTTGACAG GCGAATCACAAGCCGAGTACATAAAATGCTTGGTGACGTCAGCTAATCGTATTGGTATCAGGACAGTGGTGTTCAACAATCGTGGCCTAGGGGGAGTTGAACTGAAAACGCCTAGGTTGTACTGTGCTTCTAACAGTGAGGATCTGTTGGAGGTAGTTAACCATGTAAGAAAATTAAAtcctcatgttaaaattggcgCCACCGGAATATCAATGGGTGGATTAATATTAGGGAATTACTTGGCCAACTATAGCGAAGAGTCGAAGCAAATACTCACTGCCGCAAAGATAATCTCGGTGCCATGGGATGTTAATAAGG GATCTGATAGCATCGAACAGCCTTACCTTAACAGTATGCTCGGACGTCACTTAGCAGGAAGTTTATGTCGCACAGTACGTAAATATGATATTCTTAGGCATGAGGATTTTGATTGGGACATGGATCAAGTTTTAcag AGCAAAACAATCAAAGAGTTTGATTCCCATTTCACGTCGAAGCACTTTGGCTATAAAGATGTCGATAGTTATTATGCTCAGGCCACGTTACACAATAAGTTACACAAAATAAAAGTGCCTTTGCTGTGTCTAAGCGCGGCCGATGATCCGTTCCAGCCGCTAGATGCAATCCCTATCAAGGCTGCAGCGAAGTCGTCCCACGTTGCGATTCTGATCACGGCTCGCGGTGGCCACATTGGTTTCCTTGAGGGTTGGTGGCCAGCTAACAAAGAACAATACATGGGCCGACTGTTCAGTCAGTTCTTTGCAGCAACTTTATTTGATCCGAATAATGAGTTCTATCGCACATCGCAACTCATGATGGAGCACAACTTACAGACGTCAACTTCGGTGCCTACTACACCGATTTCTGGATCGTCCAGTCCCATACGAAAAAAATCCATTCCATTCTAA
- the LOC129721568 gene encoding integral membrane protein GPR155 — translation METHLAGGGTAVTMANKSLMATLAPSALNSSSWVTGAAVHLLESDHDDEQKTISMDNLYPALVQCFAIIICGYLAGRLNIISNTEAKGLNTFVGTFALPSVIFLSLAELNWSTVNWNFLLAILISKTVVFLAVAVISLLVARPTNYGRAGLLAIFCTQSNDFAIGFPIVTALYSKIHPEYASYIYLLAPISLAVLNPIGYVLMEISKIKAKSTENEALATRRSSLPPCSQLSDSNGSSRSLLKGKVLVIIKTIESVFFNPVLLMTVLGVVGGQIFRNGLPVVLSSILQVLGNSFSATALFLLGLRMVGNASTLQGPGFILPGILIIVKLLVLPLVTRQTVNIMNAGANFSETTDLSTFGFLYGTFPAAPGVFVIASQYNQDVDLIACSMVASTFISAPLMFISAKMITITNLKPSDYLNELDKFSFDISIVAICCSVWMLLLFAFTRRIRKMPHRVTSCLIISQLICNVGVIMWSSFEQNSGWKMYLQFYFFTIGCYSSRLWTAFLAITILFLQCRSLCFVLKLWPLFIAAAWGLPTLIVSLLFLLDTKNITPTEKRNPSFQYGNAQAAIAVFLLVMCFIVTVGCLILHQRFKKRHEKYLTLSREVSSPDTDSSTMGSSSVANLIQEELSNGCAGGVSGTTVHRRRPSLTSSDDEILRGGNAQSGNCGGSSGCCTNQNTIRTVVDIEDLITQQSVNDDVDNDEVTPANGMCSAQFNCPSASKQQCQSLIDRYREHASDGLEPLEVDNAADAHQTLKHMVLLILLLCSMFVGLALSVWTLIMEGMSGIYVELTFLDAFLNFGQSIIVLAVFITDTGELLLPLMKFWRKIWYGANMLQLPIWSDISAETRHICDQFTTHHLDNCRRTIAKDKRWRIKIYKKVFYGSAFVDWLLELGLAKDRLDATHYARRLVDGRVLRHINNVYHFHDRNLLYTFCDRL, via the exons GTACCTCGCCGGTCGGCTAAACATTATCTCCAACACTGAGGCCAAAGGTCTCAACACATTTGTCGGCACGTTTGCCCTCCCTTCGGTCATTTTTCTGTCGCTAGCGGAGCTGAACTGGAGCACGGTTAATTGGAACTTTTTGCTAGCGATTTTGATTTCCAAGACTGTAGTCTTTCTCGCGGTGGCGGTCATCTCTCTGCTGGTGGCACGACCTACCAACTATGGCCGGGCTGGATTGCTGGCCATCTTTTGCACCCAGAGCAATGACTTCGCGATTGGATTTCCCATCG TGACGGCGTTGTACTCGAAAATTCATCCGGAGTATGCATCGTACATTTATCTGCTGGCTCCAATCTCACTGGCGGTTTTAAACCCGATCGGATATGTGTTGATGGAAATTTCCAAAATTAAAGCGAAATCGACAGAAAATGAG GCACTTGCTACCCGTCGTTCCTCGTTGCCGCCCTGCTCACAGCTATCGGATTCCAATGGTTCCAGCCGCAGCCTGCTGAAAGGCAAAGTTCTAGTCATCATAAAAACCATTGAATCCGTATTTTTTAACCCGGTGCTACTGATGACCGTTCTGGGAGTAGTTGGCGGACAAATATTTCGCAACGGTCTTCCAGTTGTACTCTCCAGCATCTTGCAGGTGTTGGGGAATTCTTTCTCCGCCACGGCTCTTTTTCTACTGGGACTACGCATGGTTGGCAATGCATCCACGCTACAAGGTCCCGGTTTCATTCTGCCGGGAATTCTAATTATAGTAAAACTACTCGTGCTACCGTTGGTAACGCGCCAAACAGTGAACATTATGAACGCTGGAGCTAATTTCTCCGAAACAACTGACCTCAGCACTTTTGGATTTCTATACGGAACATTCCCTGCTGCGCCGGGAGTGTTTGTTATCGCCTCACAGTACAATCAGGATGTGGACCTGATCGCTTGCAGTATGGTTGCCTCGACCTTCATTAGCGCTCCGCTGATGTTTATATCGGCTAAGATGATCACCATCACCAACCTGAAGCCGTCCGATTACCTAAACGAGCTGGACAAGTTTTCCTTTGACATCAGTATCGTGGCCATTTGCTGCTCGGTGTGGATGCTGCTGCTGTTTGCGTTTACCCGTCGCATTCGCAAAATGCCACATCGGGTGACAAGCTGTTTGATCATATCACAGCTGATCTGCAACGTCGGTGTGATCATGTGGTCCTCGTTCGAACAGAACAGCGGCTGGAAGATGTACTTGCAGTTCTATTTTTTCACAATCGGATGTTACAGCAGTCGCCTCTGGACCGCCTTTCTGGCAATTACGATTTTGTTTCTGCAGTGTCGCAGTCTGTGTTTCGTACTTAAGTTGTGGCCTCTGTTT ATCGCCGCAGCCTGGGGCTTACCGACGTTAATAGTATCTTTACTATTTTTATTAGACACCAAGAACATTACCCCAACCGAAAAACGCAATCCGAGCTTTCAGTACGGTAACGCACAGGCTGCGATCGCCGTGTTTCTGCTAGTCATGTGTTTCATCGTCACAGTTGGTTGTTTGATTTTACATCAGCGCTTTAAGAAGCGACACGAGAAGTATCTAACCCTGTCCAGGGAAGTCTCCTCACCGGACACGGACAGCAGTACAATGGGTTCAAGCTCGGTAGCAAATCTGATTCAGGAGGAATTGAGCAACGGCTGCGCGGGTGGAGTTTCGGGAACAACGGTGCACCGACGCAGGCCTTCGTTGACATCAAGTGATGATGAGATTTTACGGGGAGGAAATGCTCAATCGGGCAATTGCGGAGGAAGTAGCGGTTGCTGCACTAACCAAAATACCATTCGAACTGTGGTCGATATTGAAGATTTGATTACACAACAAAGCGTAAACGATGATGTTGATAA CGACGAAGTAACCCCTGCCAATGGAATGTGCTCGGCTCAGTTCAATTGCCCGTCGGCTTCTAAACAGCAATGCCAATCACTAATTGATCGGTATCGCGAACACGCCAGTGACGGATTAGAGCCGCTGGAAGTGGATAATGCTGCCGATGCGCATCAAACTCTCAAACACATGGTCTTGCTGATCCTGTTGCTTTGCTCCATGTTCGTAGGTCTCGCCCTTTCGGTGTGGACTTTGATCATGGAGGGAATGTCCGGCATCTACGTTGAGCTAACGTTCCTAGATGCGTTCCTCAACTTCGGACAAAGCATCATCGTCCTAGCGGTGTTTATAACTGACACGGGAGAACTGCTGCTGCCGTTGATGAAATTCTGGCGTAAGATTTGGTATGGAGCCAACATGCTGCAGCTGCCGATTTGGAGCGATATAAGTGCTGAGACGCGACACATTTGTGACCAATTCACGACGCATCATTTGGACAATTGCCGAAGGACTATTGCCAAGGATAAAAG ATGGCGTATTAAAATCTACAAGAAAGTTTTCTACGGCAGTGCTTTCGTCGACTGGCTATTAGAGTTGGGCTTGGCCAAAGATCGTTTGGACGCGACCCATTACGCACGCCGACTGGTGGACGGTCGCGTCCTGCGGCATATCAATAATGTTTACCATTTCCACGACCGCAATCTGCTGTACACGTTCTGCGATCGTTTATAA
- the LOC129721581 gene encoding charged multivesicular body protein 5: protein MNRLFGKSKPKEPGPSISDCVQGVDARAETIDQKIKTLDAELRKYKDQMAKMREGPAKNAVKQKALRVLKQRKQYENQVENLRNQSFNMEQANFAAQTLKDTHTTVAAMKDGMKSMKKEFKKINIEEIEDIQDDMADMLEQADEVQEAMGRAYGMPEIDDDELQAELDALGDEIALDDDASYLDDVVKAPAAPDKEPGADSVTNKDGILVDEFGLPQIPTQVKTT, encoded by the exons ATGAATCGACTTTTCGGTAAATCGAAACCCAAAGAACCTGGCCCAAGCATCAGTGATTGTGTCCAAGGG GTCGATGCCAGGGCGGAAACTATCgatcaaaagatcaaaacactAGATGCCGAGTTACGAAAATATAAGGATCAAATGGCCAAAATGCGCGAGGGTCCGgcgaaaaatgccgtcaaacaGAAAGCGTTGCGTGTGTTGAAACAACGTAAACA ATATGAAAACCAGGTCGAAAATCTTCGCAATCAGTCCTTCAACATGGAGCAGGCGAACTTCGCCGCGCAAACTCTCAAGGACACTCACACGACGGTGGCCGCAATGAAGGACggcatgaagtcgatgaagaaGGAATTCAAAAAGATTAACATAGAAGAAATCGAAGACATTCAGGACGATATGGCCGACATGCTGGAACAGGCGGACGAAGTGCAGGAAGCGATGGGCCGTGCCTACGGAATGCCAGAGATTGACGACGATGAACTGCAGGCGGAGCTGGATGCGCTTGGTGATGAAATTGCGCTGGACGATGACGCCAGCTATCTGGATGACGTGGTGAAAGCTCCGGCGGCACCAGACAAGGAACCTGGCGCGGACAGTGTCACCAATAAAGATGGCATTCTGGTGGATGAGTTTGGCTTACCACAGATTCCAACACAAGTTAAAACCACTTAA
- the LOC129721566 gene encoding centrosomal protein cep290, with protein MDWRFLLSVSPHNVADDRKDELSVAVASVPTDQKLDSKSSKKLFRLAQVLLRFRNEQVGQLRIEIDRLIEQQEQRALQETSTESLIREQMQELKQTVEKLEAEKVANRAKIKELSEEIVSIQRKQAESSHFGSDAEDSPDALSEIDRQQELYNNISMKNKHIKRLLRDIDDLEKRNNVQIDTINSLQVNLNDATMNLTALTQQYEEAKTVMKDQERVIHSANEQVKKLEEDFKEVVEEKNRCEDDLEDFAKQLEATTNRWKEVLGVKQSQLDEVQGKYSDLLQQFPGYDVEAERKEYKKMATRLREKDELIDELERKITMLSQEILTSTELMNRISQEKESVGKTSTKVSQCCEESRISLEKATKRCEEMQEILSNAEEDNMLKAKQAVEAIEALRRYESGEEGLANALKKINRLHEKVNVRDKQIRELVAEINLANEIAMENAVLRKRLGISDDEAVPIHSVLSKQRKIEKVNERLALKLRASEEMRLQLKLEKNDLKRKCFQLSNSLSNHQRNDKKETDIETIPANSEAAESNDQISVDADEVSKISDLAAIKFCEKCMKQYNVADSMKYCKACIFRQSFNYCDGCINKLKGNFIASEMPSSIYDQQIVELERKYAAVVEENENLRIGMHEILQKVREYDAISNNLTIDTSTLEKLLQALDARSGDYPSGINFQQQFMARGEREILFKERMNLKSKQSTISLGSRDDSGNVCDDEENLGDIDQIAVEQPDFSEQVLLKAVEIDKLTEQIDSLKEEREQLLKSNDELQTMKKMYDELLYYIKSTDNDKDLLLVQTLDRMKQIESNICTFQRKVEYLKADNDNMHNTLRTIKQEHLNVLHGLKSDLARNKAALKRAEQSLESNVANDASIDSETIERLEKEIARMKLETTNFYTIFLKNIQEVDKENLLDLEYDYLTRFGLVDSNLTVDFMPKSEYKKLKLQLRTAEEELREQTIKCGHLEELLTVSQEQIRSQQMLISKFSDEEISLRHLVADLQSSSNEKYQLVKTQKELDSVREQEELLKLDNVKLKQSLLDATEKLEKLKQQLAQQELDFIDRQKDSTIKISFLMKSVKMLHDDYNSFTPTYAVTDFVKQYAKLLEQKVSLKQDTLLHQKQVREREYEQLFAKLKENLDSSQVQDKINLIKFESQCEFLTKQLILCQKELEQLQQENSELKLREVESARHWNTIELIFNDGTKASITKDQFFDKAIQVAVEVNHKCINTIPIIDDSLAEKPRMGTQPSTPVKQTLANTTSQTTMDDYSEATPAASSVMQKSLESQLKQAMMLASTRSALLLETENRLTECHGRIKLLEKSLEDKEQLLKKEKANATVSGEEKLNEGVLGSTIGSLQNLLLQKDTTLSKYQELLRNEREEHSKKYDENIGQIRILKRTVDELEQKQYDKQKEIDNLTTQLMDRNQQQAQREMQAVLDTKSNDKRTNEPEMIYTDKIIENIYEMDQKKEEEIESLRIQLKVQENKLRDATDEARRLQDQLRDTTAKEKRLEKTLRENEAEIITLNEKLCSEHDNLKEFTDSVATAQEVEQLKEMLEDKDRHIQDLTETLSQFHDDQQRFMNDTSLHLAEQVSQLSADLNRSEASNRILKTQIDALKRQVLSIQQREKQSRDLVKTLKNQLIKRPVIAMKPERTTTPREDQLARKVQQLETELLDTKDDLRKQVNINENRRAKNAAELDLWNKQKRWQQTADKLKVQLKERETELEKLKVHFNSAKTAIARLEREKAILEGRSVGVRGHSAGSLIGGKFSAGLDGKYTIAESPDCCTTTESTGSEEASDDLKTFAQNSKEIIEALKNRIESQQRRIIAMELERKGSNSMTSELERMQKKISSLEAKNIRLEAKALQCQLDNDMLRQRDESERLRSQIRHLEDYIIVLKEELTKATAGCPETINFENLCQRCSGANGSTPANSELASYNSKLEQTVIALRRIIEKLKVENKQLRDAKSVATNLKVESKSSSVSQIMENYDRLKKEHEKLQQNYTEALNRVAALQVEVELLSSANCPRCHPRKDRQEQDAVEISEEEKSRSEELKESLEKKAQLLEKAKILLTRAAAKERHLKDQIALLKRKCSDLQNVPVIDEISE; from the exons ATGGACTGGCGCTTTTTGCTGTCCGTCTCGCCACATAATGTGGCCGATGACAGAAAGGACGAATTGTCCGTAGCCGTTGCTTCCGTTCCTACGGATCAAAAATTAGACAGCAAGAGTAGCAAAAAACTTTTCCGGCTTGCTCAGGTGCTGCTACGCTTCCGCAATGAACAG GTTGGTCAACTTCGTATAGAAATCGATCGGCTAATTGAACAACAAGAGCAACGTGCGCTGCAAG AAACATCAACGGAATCACTGATCCGTGAACAAATGCAAGAATTGAAGCAAACCGTCGAGAAGTTAGAAGCGGAGAAAGTTGCGAATCGTGCCAAAATCAAAGAGCTGTCGGAGGAAATTGTTTCGATACAGCGAAAACAGGCCGAATCAAGTCACTTCGGGAGCGATGCGGAAGATTCTCCTGATGCGCTGTCTGAGATCGACCGCCAACAGGAGCTGTATAACAACATCAGCATGAAAAACAAACATATCAAACGATTGCTGCGAGATATTGACGACCTGGAAAAGCGAAACAATGTACAAATCGACACGATTAATAGTTTGCAAGTAAATTTGAATGATGCTACCATGAATTTGACCGCACTGACCCAACAATACGAGGAAGCGAAAACTGTAATGAAGGACCAGGAACGTGTCATACACAGCGCCAATGAACAAGTCAAAAAACTAGAGGAGGATTTCAAGGAGGTGGTGGAAGAGAAAAATAGATGTGAAGATGATTTGGAGGATTTTGCTAAACAGTTGGAAGCAACAACAAACCGCTGGAAGGAAGTACTAGGTGTGAAACAATCGCAGTTGGACGAAGTGCAGGGTAAGTATTCGGATTTGCTGCAGCAATTTCCGGGCTACGATGTCGAAGCTGAGCGAAAGGAGTACAAGAAAATGGCTACAAGGCTGCGCGAGAAGGATGAGTTGATTGACGAGTTGGAAAGGAAAATCACAATGCTTTCGCAGGAAATACTTACTTCGACGGAATTGATGAATAGAATTTCCCAGGAGAAGGAATCGGTGGGAAAAACTTCCACCAAAGTAAGCCAATGTTGCGAGGAAAGCAGAATATCTCTGGAAAAAGCTACTAAACGATGCGAGGAGATGCAGGAGATTCTCTCGAACGCCGAGGAAGACAACATGTTGAAAGCAAAACAGGCTGTCGAAGCTATTGAGGCCCTGAGGAGGTACGAAAGTGGTGAGGAAGGGTTGGCGAATGCGCTGAAGAAAATCAACAGGTTGCACGAGAAGGTCAACGTGAGGGACAAGCAAATCCGCGAACTGGTAGCCGAGATAAATCTCGCAAATGAGATTGCGATGGAGAATGCAGTATTAAG GAAGCGCTTGGGAATTAGTGACGACGAGGCCGTTCCCATCCATTCTGTACTTTCTAAACAAAGAAAGATTGAGAAAGTTAACGAACGGCTTGCACTGAAGTTACGTGCCTCGGAGGAAATGCGACTGCAACTTAAGCTGGAGAAGAATGATTTAAA aAGAAAATGTTTTCAACTTTCCAACTCTCTAAGTAATCATCAGAGGAATGATAAAAAAGAGACAGACATTGAAACAATTCCTGCGAACTCGGAAGCTGCTGAGAGCAATGATCAAATATCCGTAGACGCGGACGAAGTGTCCAAAATTAGTGATCTTGCGGCAATAAAGTTTTGTGAGAAATGCATGAAGCAGTATAATGTAGCCGATAGTATGAAATACTGCAAAGCATGCATATTTCGTCAAAGTTTCAACTATTGCGATGGCTGCATAAACAAATTGAAAGGTAATTTCATTGCAAGTGAGATGCCTAGTAGTATTTATGATCAGCAAATTGTTGAACTAGAACGTAAATATGCAGCTGTAGTAGAGGAGAACGAAAATTTGCGGATAGGAATGCATGAGATCCTTCAAAAAGTACGAGAATACGACGCAATATCTAATAATTTAACTATTGATACGTCAACCCTGGAAAAGTTATTGCAGGCATTAGATGCAAGAAGCGGTGATTATCCGTCTGGTATAAATTTTCAGCAACAGTTCATGGCTCGCGGTGAACGAGAAATATTGTTCAAAGAACGAATGAATCTTAAAAGTAAACAAAGTACGATATCTCTTGGAAGTCGGGATGATTCAGGGAATGTATGTGATGACGAAGAGAACTTGGGTGACATCGATCAGATTGCTGTAGAACAACCAGATTTCAGTGAGCAAGTTCTACTAAAAGCAGTTGAAATTGATAAATTGACCGAACAAATAGATTCACTGAAAGAAGAACGCGAACAGCTACTCAAGTCGAATGATGAACTACAGACAATGAAAAAGATGTACGATGAGTTACTCTACTACATCAAATCAACGGATAACGACAAAGATCTTCTTCTAGTACAAACGCTAGATCGGATGAAACAGATTGAATCAAATATATGTACTTTTCAGCGGAAAGTTGAATACTTGAAAGCTGATAACGATAACATGCACAACACATTGCGTACTATCAAGCAAGAACATTTGAATGTCCTTCATGGATTGAAATCTGATCTTGCTCGAAATAAGGCAGCGCTAAAAAGAGCTGAACAATCTCTAGAAAGCAATGTTGCCAATGACGCTAGCATCGATTCGGAGACAATCGAACGATTGGAGAAGGAGATTGCTAGAATGAAACTGGAAACTACTAATTTTTATACAATCTTTCTAAAAAATATCCAGGAAGTGGACaaagaaaatctgctggatcTAGAATATGACTATCTGACTCGGTTCGGTTTGGTTGACTCCAATCTGACTGTAGACTTTATGCCAAAGAGTGAgtataaaaagttaaaactcCAGTTGAGAACGGCTGAGGAGGAGCTGCGAGAACAAACTATAAAGTGTGGCCACTTGGAAGAACTGTTGACGGTGTCACAGGAGCAAATACGGTCTCAGCAGATGTTGATTTCGAAGTTTTCGGATGAGGAAATAAGCCTGCGGCATCTGGTAGCGGATCTGCAGAGTTCTTCCAATGAAAAATATCAGCTAGTTAAGACGCAGAAGGAACTTGATTCTG TTCGAGAGCAAGAGGAGCTTTTAAAATTAGACAATGTCAAACTCAAACAATCATTGCTCGATGCAACTGAGAAACTGGAAAAATTGAAGCAACAACTGGCGCAGCAAGAGTTAGATTTCATCGATCGGCAAAAGGACTCAACGATCAAAATCAG CTTTCTGATGAAAAGCGTCAAAATGTTGCACGACGATTACAACTCATTTACGCCTACGTACGCGGTAACGGACTTTGTAAAACAGTATGCAAAGCTTTTGGAACAAAAAGTAAGTCTCAAACAAGACACGCTGCTCCATCAGAAGCAAGTCCGTGAGCGTGAGTATGAGCAACTGTTCGCTAAGCTGAAAGAAAATCTTGACAGTAGTCAAGTGCAGGATAAAATCAAT ttgatcaaatttgaaagcCAGTGCGAGTTTCTCACGAAGCAGTTGATCTTGTGTCAAAAGGAGTTAGAGCAACTACAGCAAGAGAACTCTGAACTGAAACTCAGGGAAGTAGAAAGCGCAAGACACTGGAACACAATCGAGCTGATTTTTAACGATGGCACAAAGGCTAGTATAACAAAAGACCAGTTCTTCGACAAAGCAATTCAAGTTGCTGTAG AAGTCAATCACAAGTGCATCAACACTATTCCGATCATCGATGATAGCCTCGCAGAGAAGCCACGAATGGGAACACAGCCTTCAACACCAGTTAAACAAACGCTCGCGAATACGACTAGCCAAACAACAATGGATGACTACAGTGAAGCGACACCAGCAGCGTCCAGCGTGATGCAGAAATCACTCGAATCACAACTCAAACAGGCCATGATGCTGGCCTCTACCAGGAGTGCCCTTCTGTTGGAAACCGAAAATCGACTTACCGAATGCCATGGCCGTATTAAACTACTAGAGAAATCGCTCGAGGATAAAGAACAACTGCTGAAGAAGGAAAAAGCTAACGCTACAGTAAGCGGCGAGGAGAAGTTGAACGAGGGTGTTCTAGGC tcaaCTATTGGATCACTTCAGAACCTACTACTGCAGAAGGATACGACTTTATCCAAATATCAGGAGCTGTTACGCAATGAGCGAGAGGAGCATTCGAAGAAGTACGATGAAAATATCGGTCAGATTCGAATATTGAAAAGAACGGTTGATGAGCTGGAACAGAAGCAGTACGACAAACAGAAAGAGATAGATAATTTAACGACCCAACTCATGGATAGAAACCAACAGCAAGCGCAACGGGAAATGCAGGCGGTTTTAGATACTAAGTCGAATGATAAACGCACTAACGAGCCCGAAATGATTTACACCGACAAGATAATCGAGAACATTTATGAAATGGATCAAAAGAAAGAGGAAGAAATCGAATCGCTGCGAATACAACTGAAGGTACAAGAGAACAAACTCCGTGATGCGACGGACGAAGCAAGAAGGTTGCAAGATCAATTACGAGATACGACTGCCAAAGAGAAACGTCTCGAGAAGACACTACGGGAGAACGAGGCGGAAATCATAACACTGAATGAAAAGCTTTGCAGTGAACACGATAATTTGAAAGAATTTACCGATAGTGTAGCCACTGCTCAAGAAGTGGAACAACTGAAAGAAATGCTGGAAGATAAAGATCGGCACATACAGGATCTCACGGAGACGTTAAGTCAATTCCAT GATGATCAACAACGATTCATGAACGATACTTCGCTACATTTGGCAGAACAGGTCTCACAGCTTAGTGCAGACCTGAATCGGAGTGAAGCCTCCAACCGCATTCTTAAAACTCAAATCGATGCACTAAAGCGGCAAGTACTTAGTATTCAGCAACGCGAAAAACAATCACGAGATTTGGTGAAAACTCTAAAAAATCAGCTCATCAAGCGGCCTGTGATTGCTATGAAACCGGAACGGACAACCACCCCTAGAGAGGATCAATTAGCGCGAAAGGTTCAGCAGCTAGAAACAGAACTGCTAGACACAAAGGATGACTTGCGAAAACAAGTGAACATCAACGAGAATCGTCGAGCGAAGAATGCTGCTGAACTCGATTTGTGGAACAAGCAGAAGCGTTGGCAGCAGACTGCCGATAAGCTCAAGGTGCAGCTTAAAGAGCGAGAGACTGAGTTAGAAAAACTAAAAGTTCACTTCAATTCGGCGAAAACAGCGATCGCACGGCTGGAGCGAGAAAAGGCAATCTTGGAGGGTCGTTCGGTAGGTGTTCGAGGCCACAGTGCAGGTTCGCTTATTGGGGGGAAATTTTCCGCTGGACTAGATGGTAAGTACACCATTGCTGAATCACCGGACTGTTGCACGACCACCGAAAGTACGGGTTCCGAAGAGGCTAGCGATGATTTGAAAACGTTTGCCCAGAATAGTAAAGAAATTATCGAAGCACTGAAAAATCGGATCGAATCTCAGCAGAGGAGAATTATCGCCATGGAGTTGGAACGCAAG GGTTCCAATTCGATGACCAGCGAGCTGGAAAGAATGCAGAAAAAGATATCCAGCTTAGAAGCAAAGAACATTCGCCTAGAAGCGAAAGCGCTCCAGTGTCAGCTGGATAATGACATGTTGCGCCAGAGGGACGAATCTGAGCGACTACGAAGTCAAATTAGGCATCTGGAAGA CTATATCATTGTACTAAAAGAAGAACTAACCAAAGCGACGGCTGGTTGTCCGGAAACAATAAACTTCGAAAATCTGTGCCAACGTTGCTCTGGTGCAAATGGGTCAACACCAGCCAACAGTGAGTTAGCGAGTTACAATTCCAAATTGGAACAAACCGTAATCGCCCTACGAAGGATTATTGAAAAACTCAAAGTAGAAAACAAGCAACTGAGGGATGCTAAAAGTGTTGCAACGAACCTCAAAGTGGAAAGCAAATCATCATCGGTGTCACAGATTATGGAAAATTACGACCGATTAAAAAAGGAGCATGAAAAACTCCAACAAAATTACACCGAAGCGCTCAATCGGGTAGCCGCTTTACAGGTAGAGGTGGAACTACTTTCCAGCGCAAACTGTCCCCGATGCCACCCGCGAAAAGATAGACAAGAGCAAGACGCTGTTGAAATCAGTGAAGAGGAAAAATCTAGAAGTGAAGAGTTGAAGGAAAGTCTTGAAAAGAAAGCACAACTATTGGAAAAGGCTAAAATACTACTAACACGAGCTGCCGCCAAAGAACGTCATTTGAAGGATCAAATTGCGCTGCTGAAAAGAAAATGTTCAGATTTACAAAACGTACCTGTTATCGACGAGATCAGCGAGTGA